A region from the Simiduia sp. 21SJ11W-1 genome encodes:
- the flgK gene encoding flagellar hook-associated protein FlgK — protein sequence MADLLGISISGLKFSQSALKTTSHNISNADTAGYSRQRALAGTNDATFIGGSYQGNGVHLQTLERIASQFAIDQLRSDTTLFNQLETFNDNIRQVDSLLSDPATGVAAAMQTFFAAMQNGANDPTSVPSRQLIVSEAQSLATRFNTLYDRFDALNQGVTQQLTTAVAQINSLAKVIGELNSKIALAFGGGQGAEPNDLLDQRDEALRQLAEFVSVSTFDQGDNQINVLVGNGQPLVVGNAARSLRIEGGLLDASKAEIIFDSAKGPQRITELVTGGRVGGLLSFRDEVLDPAINEIGRLAIAVGESFNEVHTQGLDLNGNFGDRFFNDANDPNVAQSRVKGSSDNAAPDDRQLALEIVDSSQITASDYELDIGANGIYTITRAADGSIASKGIMASTFPFEIAFDGLSLSFGGGSFTNGDKFLLQPTRLGARSFGAAISRTEEIAFASPLLTDVSLANQGNGSITPGEVLAVHDANGNYLPLFTQQGKFSPPLIVKFNTPTSYDILDNSDPANPAQLDPPIRNQIFVPGLSNKLFSEDPGATQVSTQGRAIGLPVGSRPTVTAALKPTGAVAPNFGVTDFSGTANQFAFDIVVSNTLNGVNDGTFTVLINSPGIVDNATLLADINDDLAGSDVVAYMDENGELAFRLQSMGYGDISLQNYNPDPDGGADNAPAGQANNLLGFNVEGASFTTTAGASGTSGQGLVGNRYPSEIVRINSLDPATGLPVTQSVTTVPNGSARLLASTLSNLNGVNAKAYTTAKIDNFNLSLNEPLQIHVNGEDILPYETNPVTGALELSADVPDPVAEREAFINFVAAQIGANNSLSNNGIYASVYQDAATGRLSVSVTSNLGDDLDIRLSAQPGESIDVGDTINPQIRLAANGPGVQAGAVIGGRVDVTLAEGFTMATLPSTSQLFGDSSAADFQKSKYWGIQAAIDGHPVVGDTFTLNFNHDASADNRNALKMVDLELAQVVDGGKNTFSGTYGKVVEEVGTKTSASQINRDASEKILAQSQTLRDSISGVNLEEEAASLIRFEQLYNANAQAISVARDLFDRLLNSF from the coding sequence ATGGCCGATTTATTAGGTATAAGTATCAGCGGGCTGAAGTTCAGCCAGTCTGCGCTCAAAACTACCAGCCATAACATCTCCAACGCTGATACCGCGGGCTATTCACGCCAGCGGGCGCTCGCTGGCACCAACGATGCCACCTTCATTGGCGGCAGCTACCAGGGCAACGGCGTTCACCTGCAAACCCTGGAGCGTATTGCCAGCCAGTTCGCCATTGATCAATTGCGCTCTGATACCACGCTGTTCAACCAGTTGGAAACCTTTAACGACAACATTCGCCAAGTGGATTCGCTGTTATCAGATCCGGCCACGGGCGTTGCAGCTGCCATGCAAACATTTTTTGCAGCAATGCAAAATGGCGCGAATGACCCAACTTCCGTGCCCTCGCGCCAGCTGATTGTCAGTGAAGCGCAAAGCCTGGCCACGCGTTTTAATACGCTGTATGACCGGTTTGATGCGTTAAACCAAGGCGTAACCCAGCAACTGACAACCGCTGTTGCACAAATTAATTCATTGGCCAAGGTGATAGGCGAGCTTAACAGTAAGATTGCTTTGGCCTTTGGTGGCGGCCAGGGTGCTGAACCCAACGACCTGTTAGACCAGCGCGATGAAGCCCTTCGCCAGCTTGCGGAATTTGTCTCGGTAAGCACTTTTGATCAGGGCGATAACCAGATTAACGTGCTGGTAGGCAATGGCCAGCCACTGGTGGTGGGCAACGCGGCACGCTCACTACGCATTGAAGGCGGCTTGCTGGATGCCTCTAAGGCTGAAATTATTTTTGACTCTGCAAAGGGGCCGCAGCGTATTACCGAGCTTGTTACCGGTGGTCGGGTAGGGGGCTTGCTGAGTTTTCGCGATGAAGTGCTGGACCCTGCCATCAATGAAATTGGCCGCCTGGCCATTGCCGTGGGTGAATCTTTCAATGAAGTGCACACCCAAGGCCTTGATTTAAACGGTAATTTTGGCGACCGGTTTTTCAATGATGCCAACGACCCGAATGTGGCCCAATCGCGCGTAAAGGGCAGCTCCGATAATGCCGCACCTGACGACCGGCAACTGGCTCTGGAAATTGTAGATAGCTCGCAAATTACAGCGTCCGACTACGAGCTAGACATTGGCGCTAATGGCATTTACACCATTACACGGGCGGCCGATGGTTCCATTGCCAGCAAAGGTATTATGGCGAGTACCTTTCCCTTTGAAATAGCGTTCGACGGCCTAAGCCTCTCCTTCGGTGGTGGCAGCTTTACTAATGGCGACAAGTTTTTACTTCAACCCACCCGATTGGGAGCGCGCTCTTTTGGCGCCGCCATTAGCCGAACCGAGGAAATTGCCTTTGCCTCACCCTTGCTCACAGATGTAAGCCTGGCCAATCAGGGCAATGGCTCCATTACCCCCGGCGAAGTGCTGGCCGTACACGATGCCAATGGCAACTACTTGCCGCTATTTACCCAGCAGGGCAAGTTTTCACCGCCATTGATCGTAAAATTTAATACGCCAACCAGTTACGATATATTGGATAACTCAGATCCCGCCAATCCTGCGCAGCTGGATCCGCCTATTCGCAACCAAATTTTCGTGCCGGGCCTTTCCAATAAGCTGTTTTCAGAAGATCCGGGCGCAACCCAAGTCAGTACTCAAGGCCGCGCCATTGGTTTGCCTGTGGGCAGCCGGCCCACGGTAACAGCTGCATTAAAACCCACAGGCGCGGTTGCGCCGAACTTCGGTGTTACAGATTTCTCTGGCACGGCCAACCAGTTTGCGTTTGATATTGTCGTGAGCAATACGCTTAACGGCGTAAACGATGGCACTTTTACGGTACTCATTAATAGCCCCGGAATTGTGGATAACGCAACCTTGCTGGCAGATATCAATGATGACCTGGCCGGCAGCGATGTGGTGGCCTACATGGATGAAAATGGCGAGCTGGCATTCAGGCTGCAATCGATGGGCTATGGCGATATCAGCCTGCAAAATTACAACCCGGACCCCGATGGCGGCGCAGACAACGCACCGGCTGGCCAAGCCAATAATTTGCTTGGGTTTAACGTTGAGGGCGCAAGCTTTACCACCACGGCCGGTGCCAGTGGCACCTCCGGGCAGGGCCTGGTGGGCAATCGTTACCCCTCTGAAATAGTGCGCATCAATAGCCTGGATCCAGCCACCGGATTGCCTGTTACCCAATCGGTAACCACTGTGCCCAATGGCAGCGCCCGGCTGCTGGCAAGCACGCTGTCTAATTTAAACGGCGTTAACGCCAAGGCCTATACCACGGCAAAAATTGATAACTTCAACCTCTCCCTTAACGAGCCGTTGCAAATTCACGTTAATGGTGAAGATATTCTGCCCTATGAAACCAATCCGGTTACCGGCGCGCTGGAGTTGTCTGCAGACGTGCCAGACCCGGTGGCCGAGCGTGAAGCGTTTATTAATTTTGTTGCAGCCCAAATTGGCGCCAACAACAGCCTAAGCAACAACGGCATTTATGCTTCTGTGTACCAGGATGCCGCCACCGGCCGGCTGAGTGTTTCTGTAACGTCAAACCTTGGTGATGATCTGGATATTCGGCTGAGTGCCCAGCCAGGTGAATCTATTGATGTGGGCGATACCATCAATCCGCAAATTCGGCTGGCCGCCAACGGGCCGGGCGTGCAAGCTGGCGCAGTAATTGGTGGGCGGGTGGATGTCACCCTTGCGGAAGGCTTCACCATGGCCACTTTGCCGTCTACCAGCCAATTGTTTGGCGATAGCAGCGCGGCCGATTTTCAAAAGAGTAAGTACTGGGGTATTCAGGCGGCCATTGATGGCCACCCGGTAGTTGGCGACACGTTTACGTTGAACTTTAACCACGATGCCTCAGCAGATAACCGCAATGCACTTAAGATGGTGGATTTGGAGTTGGCGCAGGTGGTAGACGGCGGCAAAAATACTTTTTCAGGCACCTATGGCAAGGTGGTTGAAGAGGTGGGTACCAAAACTTCAGCCTCACAGATCAATCGCGATGCATCAGAGAAAATTCTGGCCCAAAGCCAAACGCTGCGCGATTCCATCTCTGGTGTAAACCTGGAAGAAGAGGCCGCAAGTTTAATCCGGTTCGAACAGCTCTATAACGCCAACGCCCAAGCCATCTCAGTGGCGCGGGATTTGTTTGATCGTTTACTTAACAGCTTTTAG
- the flgL gene encoding flagellar hook-associated protein FlgL: MRVSTSEMFNVANRGISNANTAIVKTQEQLSTGLRVLNPSDDPVASTKIMQLNESIARISQFTKNINSAENDLQLEETTLDGVLSLIQRIQEISVQAGNTAILTPSDYLALAAEVDARLEEMLNLVNTRNANGDYIFAGYKGGTQPFERLGAGQFEYRGDDGQKFVKISESVKVPVSDNGKAIFMDIDSAQNTIRTSVSAKNTSVPPIQISVGQVVDQDLYNSFYPSDMTITFNADSAIVPAAKNFTVTNRATGEVLLANQKFVSGHAIEVAGVSFSIIGEPKSGLPAVNATRPFGVDSAAVFPFDFTAPADETFEINVGGRTETFVLDANVTSTADIAAILNNAGNGNAARLASLGITVTAAGFTMPTGVNFTIGAGSANINGVMGIDTVAGSTSANGARALAGDQAFVDAADNQDILLTLARLSDAMKTVTNSADSKMLLKSVVDNTLINLGNTQTRILEKTSQLGARFNTIESTRDLHLDTELVSKEMLSELQDLDYAEAASRLSKQELILQAAQSTFVRVSQLSLFDRL, encoded by the coding sequence ATGCGCGTTTCTACCAGTGAAATGTTTAATGTGGCAAACCGGGGCATCAGTAATGCCAATACCGCCATTGTTAAAACCCAAGAGCAACTAAGTACCGGCTTGCGGGTGCTAAACCCCTCAGACGACCCGGTGGCCTCCACTAAAATCATGCAGCTCAACGAAAGTATTGCGCGCATTTCACAATTTACAAAAAATATCAATTCTGCAGAGAACGACCTGCAGCTTGAAGAAACCACACTTGATGGCGTGCTGTCATTAATTCAACGCATTCAGGAAATCAGCGTGCAGGCCGGTAATACTGCCATTCTTACGCCATCAGATTATCTGGCGCTGGCGGCCGAGGTGGATGCCCGCCTGGAGGAAATGCTGAATCTGGTGAATACCCGCAATGCCAATGGCGATTATATTTTCGCAGGCTACAAAGGCGGCACCCAGCCCTTTGAAAGGTTGGGCGCGGGCCAGTTTGAATACCGTGGCGATGACGGCCAAAAATTCGTAAAAATCTCAGAGAGCGTAAAAGTACCGGTAAGTGATAACGGCAAAGCGATATTTATGGATATCGACAGTGCCCAAAATACCATCCGTACCAGTGTGAGTGCTAAAAACACCAGTGTGCCACCCATTCAGATCAGCGTGGGGCAGGTGGTTGATCAAGATCTATACAACAGCTTTTACCCCTCGGATATGACCATCACCTTTAACGCAGATTCCGCCATAGTGCCCGCTGCCAAAAACTTTACCGTTACCAACCGTGCAACCGGTGAGGTGCTGTTAGCCAATCAGAAATTTGTGAGCGGCCATGCTATTGAAGTGGCAGGGGTTTCTTTTTCGATTATTGGTGAGCCTAAGTCGGGGTTGCCTGCGGTGAATGCAACCCGGCCCTTTGGGGTAGATTCGGCCGCTGTCTTCCCCTTTGATTTCACCGCACCTGCAGACGAAACCTTTGAGATCAATGTTGGCGGACGCACAGAAACCTTTGTGCTGGATGCCAATGTAACCAGCACCGCGGATATAGCCGCTATTTTAAACAACGCCGGTAACGGCAATGCGGCCCGGCTTGCAAGCCTGGGCATCACCGTTACTGCTGCAGGCTTTACCATGCCCACCGGTGTTAACTTCACCATTGGCGCCGGTAGTGCCAATATCAACGGCGTAATGGGAATTGATACCGTGGCTGGCAGCACATCTGCCAACGGTGCGCGAGCCCTAGCCGGTGATCAAGCCTTTGTGGACGCGGCAGACAATCAAGACATACTGCTCACCCTTGCCCGGCTTTCCGATGCCATGAAAACCGTAACAAACAGTGCAGACAGTAAGATGCTGTTGAAATCGGTGGTAGACAACACACTGATTAATCTTGGCAATACCCAAACCCGCATTCTAGAGAAAACAAGCCAGCTGGGTGCCCGTTTCAACACCATTGAAAGTACGCGGGATCTACACCTCGATACGGAGCTTGTAAGTAAAGAGATGTTGTCTGAACTGCAAGATCTCGATTATGCCGAAGCCGCCAGCCGGCTTTCAAAGCAAGAGCTGATTTTGCAGGCGGCCCAATCTACATTTGTACGAGTGAGCCAGTTAAGCTTGTTTGACAGGCTCTAG
- a CDS encoding flagellin, whose protein sequence is MPLVINTNVQSLNAQRQLVKSGDDMSQAMERLSSGKRINTAADDAAGLSISNRMTSQIRGLNQAIRNASDGISLIQTAEGALDETTNILQRIRELSIQSSNGIYDDSNRKTLDAEVQQLKAELDRISETTSFNGQKLLNGSLGEVTLQVGAQAGEFIDLQVGELSSETLGAAKDAGLSNTTRYYDNPTAGTLGITVGDLTINGIAISGTSSADDTASTSNANASSIALAAAINSVSDLSGVKATVNPTVMAGASMTPVAAQTGTFTINGVTTAAVTTTADGATTRSAIVAAINAIAAQTGVTAIDSGEDATGIDLVAEDGRNISVVAGAAALTAANTGLRLAATSTNEALQIGSVSLLSVNGGDVTIGGDSSLTPQSGFVSGTFSGVLAQATSASHEGADNATTQLQAGDLVINGVQIGGAKATDDTASTVGKTGSAIAIATAINNVSDATGVTAEVTGTTIIGQSSVAPAGVGDTFTTTINGITLPTVTSVGEVSADRAATVDAINKISGQTGVTARDTGSGIEMLAIDGRNITLGAAGGTGTAEEFGLGNAAGAGPSTAFAQTTFGAVTLSSGSEIEISAGANGIAGLEGIGFRAGTFGATESGQLLKDVSIATLKGAQEAIQAVDNALEKINAVRADLGAINNRLDFTISNLMNVTENTAAARSRIMDADFAAETANLSRAQVLQQASQAMLAQANASTQQVLQLLNQ, encoded by the coding sequence ATGCCATTAGTCATTAATACCAATGTGCAATCGCTTAATGCACAGCGACAGTTGGTAAAGTCTGGCGATGATATGAGCCAGGCTATGGAGCGTCTGTCGTCGGGTAAGCGGATTAATACCGCCGCCGACGATGCTGCCGGCTTGTCAATTTCAAACCGTATGACTTCGCAAATTCGTGGTCTTAATCAGGCTATACGAAATGCAAGCGATGGCATATCACTTATTCAAACCGCAGAAGGTGCGCTAGACGAAACCACCAATATTCTGCAGCGAATTCGTGAGTTGTCTATCCAGTCGTCGAACGGCATTTACGATGATAGCAACCGTAAAACTCTGGATGCAGAAGTTCAGCAACTAAAAGCAGAACTCGACCGCATATCAGAAACCACCTCGTTTAACGGCCAGAAGCTACTTAACGGCAGCCTGGGTGAGGTGACCCTGCAGGTAGGTGCGCAAGCGGGCGAATTTATTGATTTGCAGGTAGGTGAGCTAAGTTCCGAAACACTCGGTGCTGCAAAAGATGCGGGCCTAAGCAATACCACCCGCTATTACGATAACCCGACGGCGGGTACGCTCGGCATTACCGTGGGTGATTTAACCATTAATGGTATCGCCATTAGTGGCACCAGTTCAGCAGACGATACGGCGTCTACTTCTAACGCCAATGCAAGCTCCATTGCTTTAGCTGCGGCCATTAACAGCGTATCTGATTTAAGCGGTGTAAAGGCCACAGTGAACCCCACTGTGATGGCCGGCGCTTCCATGACGCCCGTGGCCGCCCAAACCGGCACATTCACCATTAACGGTGTCACCACTGCTGCGGTTACCACAACTGCCGATGGCGCTACAACGCGCTCGGCCATTGTGGCGGCCATTAATGCCATTGCCGCGCAAACCGGCGTGACCGCTATAGATAGTGGTGAAGATGCCACGGGTATTGACCTAGTGGCGGAAGACGGGCGCAATATTTCTGTGGTTGCAGGTGCTGCTGCACTCACAGCCGCCAATACCGGCCTGCGGTTAGCGGCTACCTCAACCAACGAGGCCTTGCAAATTGGCAGTGTGAGCCTGCTTTCGGTAAACGGTGGTGACGTCACCATTGGTGGCGATAGCTCACTCACACCGCAATCCGGTTTTGTATCGGGCACCTTTTCTGGCGTGCTGGCGCAGGCTACCAGTGCATCCCATGAGGGGGCAGATAACGCAACCACCCAGCTGCAAGCCGGCGACCTGGTAATTAACGGCGTACAAATCGGTGGCGCGAAAGCCACTGACGATACAGCAAGTACCGTGGGCAAAACCGGCAGCGCCATTGCCATTGCCACCGCCATAAATAATGTGTCTGATGCCACAGGCGTCACAGCAGAAGTGACGGGCACCACCATTATTGGCCAATCTTCTGTTGCGCCTGCGGGTGTTGGCGATACATTCACCACAACTATTAATGGCATTACTTTACCCACGGTTACGAGTGTGGGCGAAGTGAGTGCCGATCGCGCAGCAACCGTTGACGCCATTAATAAAATTTCTGGCCAAACCGGGGTTACCGCAAGGGATACCGGCAGTGGCATTGAAATGCTGGCAATTGATGGCCGCAATATCACCCTTGGTGCTGCAGGCGGTACCGGTACTGCAGAAGAGTTTGGCCTGGGTAATGCTGCCGGTGCCGGCCCAAGTACGGCCTTTGCACAAACTACCTTTGGCGCAGTTACCTTGAGTTCCGGTTCTGAAATAGAAATCTCAGCCGGCGCCAACGGGATTGCGGGCCTTGAAGGCATTGGCTTTAGGGCGGGTACCTTTGGTGCCACTGAAAGCGGCCAGCTGCTTAAAGATGTGAGCATTGCCACACTTAAAGGCGCACAAGAGGCCATTCAGGCGGTGGATAACGCCCTTGAAAAGATCAATGCCGTGAGGGCAGACCTGGGTGCCATTAACAACCGGCTGGATTTCACAATCTCCAACCTGATGAATGTGACCGAAAATACCGCCGCCGCCCGCAGCCGGATTATGGATGCAGACTTCGCGGCAGAAACGGCCAACCTGAGCCGCGCGCAGGTGCTCCAACAGGCATCACAAGCCATGCTTGCCCAGGCCAATGCATCTACCCAGCAGGTATTGCAGCTGCTCAATCAGTAA
- a CDS encoding flagellin: MPLVINTNVQSLNSQRQLVKSGADMSQAMERLSSGMRINKAADDAAGLAIANRMTSQIRGLDQAVRNANDGVSLIQTAEGGLNEITNMLQRMRELSIQSANGIYSDADRSTLNAEVQQLKSEVQRIADTTSFNGQSLLDGSLGEVALQIGAESNQTIGVNIAEVSNDKLGVSAQAGISSFAQAPALTLNGLGTGDLILNGVAIAAASSGDDTFSSANKTASAISIAAAINKSSDTSGVTATVEKTTVGGTAMVAAALTGTFTINGVTTGSISTGTDAATSRAAVVAGINAISDQTGVIAIDSGSDNGGVTLEAADGRNITISAATLTAAATGVTAIATNVTNTGTVALRSENGGDITITQGALGNTRDAGFEIGTYSGVQAQVSSNLLDSATAMAAGDVKINGVTIGASVALDDTASPATAAAASAIAKAAAINKVADQTGVTAVVRENVVANTGVQVAAGAAVSGTINGVAITGFTSVAGEFANNRQAFVDAVNAIAGQTGVRAVDTGENGTAAGGGVQLIADDGRNIVTNITNGLEAGVVAGAQTYTGEFTLVSDKEIVIERGSTAGIANSGLKVGTYGNAEDGQSVANVDISTAAGAQAAIKGLDNAIDTINSIRADLGAVNNRLDFAVASLQNTSENTSAARSRIQDADFAAETAALSRAQVLQQASTAMLAQANAQPQQVLSLLQ, translated from the coding sequence ATGCCCTTAGTCATTAACACCAACGTACAATCGCTGAACTCTCAGCGGCAACTGGTGAAGTCCGGTGCAGACATGTCGCAAGCCATGGAGCGCCTCTCATCCGGTATGCGTATTAACAAGGCAGCCGACGACGCGGCCGGCCTTGCTATTGCAAACCGCATGACTTCTCAAATTCGTGGCCTTGATCAGGCCGTTCGAAACGCCAACGACGGCGTGTCGTTAATTCAAACCGCAGAAGGTGGTTTGAACGAGATCACCAACATGCTCCAGCGTATGCGCGAGCTGTCTATCCAGTCTGCTAACGGAATCTACTCAGATGCCGACCGCAGCACCCTGAACGCGGAAGTGCAGCAGCTGAAATCGGAAGTTCAGCGTATTGCAGATACCACATCGTTTAACGGCCAGTCATTGTTGGATGGCTCGCTGGGCGAAGTGGCCCTTCAAATTGGTGCGGAATCGAATCAAACCATCGGCGTTAACATTGCTGAGGTAAGCAACGATAAGCTGGGCGTCAGTGCTCAAGCGGGCATCAGCTCCTTTGCCCAAGCGCCCGCGTTGACTTTAAACGGCCTGGGTACCGGTGATTTGATCCTCAATGGCGTAGCCATTGCCGCGGCATCAAGCGGCGACGATACCTTTTCTTCTGCAAACAAAACAGCAAGCGCAATTTCAATTGCGGCTGCAATCAATAAGTCGTCAGATACAAGCGGAGTTACCGCAACGGTTGAGAAAACCACTGTTGGCGGCACCGCCATGGTGGCAGCCGCACTGACCGGTACATTCACTATTAATGGCGTGACTACTGGCTCAATTTCTACCGGTACTGATGCTGCAACCAGCAGGGCTGCGGTAGTGGCCGGTATCAATGCGATCTCCGATCAGACCGGGGTGATTGCGATAGATTCCGGTTCTGATAACGGTGGGGTAACGCTTGAGGCCGCCGACGGTCGTAACATCACAATTTCGGCAGCCACCTTAACGGCGGCGGCCACGGGCGTAACGGCGATTGCCACTAACGTCACTAATACCGGTACGGTTGCATTACGATCTGAAAATGGCGGTGATATCACTATTACCCAAGGCGCGTTAGGCAATACACGTGATGCCGGCTTTGAAATCGGTACCTACAGTGGAGTTCAGGCACAGGTGTCTTCTAACCTGCTTGATTCCGCAACCGCTATGGCTGCCGGTGACGTGAAAATCAACGGGGTAACCATTGGTGCGTCCGTTGCATTAGATGATACTGCCTCTCCTGCAACGGCTGCGGCTGCAAGTGCGATTGCCAAGGCTGCTGCCATTAATAAAGTGGCGGATCAAACCGGTGTTACCGCGGTAGTGCGTGAAAACGTGGTGGCTAATACTGGCGTTCAGGTAGCTGCTGGTGCTGCTGTTAGCGGCACCATCAATGGCGTGGCCATTACCGGCTTTACGTCTGTTGCCGGTGAGTTTGCAAATAACCGCCAGGCATTTGTTGATGCAGTTAACGCCATCGCGGGCCAGACTGGCGTTCGCGCGGTGGATACCGGTGAAAATGGTACCGCTGCCGGTGGTGGTGTTCAGCTAATAGCTGATGATGGTCGAAATATCGTGACCAATATCACCAACGGCCTGGAAGCCGGTGTTGTGGCTGGTGCCCAAACCTATACGGGTGAATTTACACTGGTTTCTGATAAGGAAATTGTGATTGAACGTGGCTCTACTGCTGGCATTGCAAATTCCGGTCTTAAAGTTGGTACCTACGGCAATGCCGAAGATGGCCAATCAGTAGCCAACGTTGATATCTCAACCGCCGCTGGTGCTCAGGCTGCCATTAAGGGCCTGGACAACGCCATCGACACCATTAACAGCATCCGGGCTGACCTTGGTGCGGTTAACAACCGGTTGGACTTTGCAGTAGCCAGCTTGCAGAACACTTCTGAAAACACCTCCGCTGCGCGGTCGCGAATTCAGGATGCGGATTTTGCGGCTGAAACTGCGGCGCTGAGTCGTGCACAGGTACTCCAGCAGGCATCTACCGCCATGCTGGCTCAGGCTAATGCGCAACCACAGCAGGTTCTGTCGCTGCTCCAGTAA
- a CDS encoding flagellar protein FlaG, with translation MNEVRATQVAMTIAAGSASSKGAAGAPSRETGNALPVEQPEQPQKPQKAQESVNLQDAVADMNNYVQSVQRDLHFAVDEDLDQTVIKVVDRDTGELIRQIPEEVFLDLARKMKAQQEPFHLVNAQG, from the coding sequence ATGAATGAAGTAAGAGCAACGCAAGTGGCTATGACGATAGCCGCCGGGTCTGCTTCATCAAAAGGGGCTGCTGGCGCACCAAGCAGGGAAACCGGCAATGCATTGCCGGTGGAACAACCCGAGCAACCGCAAAAGCCGCAAAAAGCGCAAGAGAGCGTGAACCTGCAGGATGCAGTGGCAGACATGAACAACTACGTTCAATCTGTTCAGCGCGATTTACACTTTGCGGTGGATGAAGATCTTGATCAAACCGTGATTAAAGTGGTTGATCGAGATACTGGCGAGTTGATCCGCCAGATACCCGAAGAGGTATTCCTAGACTTGGCACGGAAAATGAAAGCTCAACAAGAGCCCTTTCATTTAGTGAACGCCCAGGGCTAG